From one Musa acuminata AAA Group cultivar baxijiao chromosome BXJ2-6, Cavendish_Baxijiao_AAA, whole genome shotgun sequence genomic stretch:
- the LOC135613816 gene encoding protein SUPPRESSOR OF K(+) TRANSPORT GROWTH DEFECT 1-like, with protein MYSNFKEQAIEYVKQAVLVDNAENYVKYEKNPKIKEAITQKFTEYLRRAEDVRAVLDGGGTGPASNGDAAVVTRPKTKPKNGDGNGGEDPDQAKPRSELATAIITEKPQREVERCRRAGERQAGLAGRCDLAGQVPSILHRQTKAMEGISFVWSTWNWKVIPGKGCCNRGRINVFQMKLILFVANVEKAMKLKLLEESRQNFLVQMQGVGNNDQKVLILAATNAPYALA; from the exons ATGTATAGCAATTTCAAGGAGCAGGCGATCGAGTATGTGAAGCAGGCGGTGCTGGTGGACAATGCGGAAAACTACGTCAAG TACGAGAAGAACCCCAAGATCAAGGAGGCCATCACCCAGAAGTTCACCGAGTATCTCCGCCGCGCTGAGGACGTCCGCGCCGTGCTCGACGGCGGCGGCACCGGACCCGCTTCCAACGGGGACGCGGCCGTGGTCACCAGGCCCAAGACGAAGCCAAAGAATGGAGACGGCAACGGCGGCGAGGACCCCGATCAGGCGAAGCCCAGGTCCGAGCTGGCTACTGCTATCATAACGGAGAAGCCCCAGCGTGAAGTAGAACGATGTCGCCGGGCTGGAGAGCGCCAAGCAGGCCTTGCTGGACGCTGTGATCTTGCCGGTCAAGTTCCCTCAATTCTTCACCG GCAAACGAAGGCCATGGAGGGCATTTCTTTTGTCTGGTCCACCTGGAACTGGAAAGTCATACCTGGCAAAGGCTGTTGCAACAGAGGCAGAATCAACGTTTTTCAG ATGAAATTGATTCTTTTTGTGGCCAACGTGGAGAAGGCAATGAAATTGAAGCTTCTCGAAGAATCAAGACAGAACTTCCTTGTGCAGATGCAG GGTGTAGGAAACAATGATCAGAAAGTCCTCATTCTTGCCGCCACAAATGCACCCTATGCTCTGGCCTAG
- the LOC135614620 gene encoding RHOMBOID-like protein 9, chloroplastic, with translation MASVPICSPLSCKDQIQVAKKVLMQIGRDSVNSCLSCHKMCLSSCSACRIVKRHTVYHIAEIPLKGKSGERSNSFCVFNLFPLPYRSSKEVPTLKFYSMGIRGKSTSGGGHQRDKHGSNSSGTPAASIEKQLKTLDAYFSKLQNDMNKQLNSCTSASDSETLHSRRQDMINSSSESIGKVTENIDATDDYKAETGLNSLENYFSQLSDTKKSRLPDSPADASEGNPVKIPISAMRKNNEKEDAIVEQYTFKDEGSTDDRTDSLLFGKVNTPSISTDDEASGLYLISLLAAINIAVFLFEIASPVSSEVEHLSLPLIYGAKINKLILLGEWWRLLTPMFLHSGFLHVALGCWVLLTLGTEVCKGYGPFAFFLIYILGGICGNLTSFLHTPELTVCGTGPVFAILGAWLVYQIQNKDVTSKEVSQSMFWQAVAATVLSFVLSSFGRVDNWAHLSAAVSGVIFGFLTCPSVQFDDASAKSSQKEGIALVQRQADPCKSLATFTVSILVLASLFFLYAPELQLLEWESL, from the exons ATGGCTTCAGTTCCTATATGTTCTCCACTGTCCTgtaaggaccagattcaagttgctAAGAAAGTACTCATGCAGATTGGAAGAGACTCGGTCAACTCTTGTCTTTCATGTCACAAGATGTGCTTATCGTCTTGTAGCGCCTGTCGAATTGTAAAAAGGCATACTGTATATCATATAGCAGAGATACCTTTAAAAGGAAAGAGTGGGGAAAGATCAAATTCATTTTGTGTGTTTAATCTTTTCCCTTTGCCATATAGAAGTTCCAAAGAAGTGCCGACTCTCAAGTTTTACAGCATGGGCATCCGAGGGAAGTCTACTTCTGGAGGGGGACATCAGAGGGACAAACATGGCTCAAATTCCTCCGGAACTCCAGCAGCTAGCATTGAGAAGCAACTTAAGACACTGGATGCTTATTTTAGCAAGCTTCAGAATGACATGAACAAGCAGCTTAACTCTTGCACATCTGCAAGTGATTCTGAAACTCTTCACAGCAGAAGGCAGGATATGATAAATTCTTCCTCAGAATCTATCGGCAAAGTTACGGAAAACATCGATGCAACTGATGATTATAAAGCAGAGACTGGTTTAAATTCATTGGAGAACTATTTCAGCCAATTATCTG ACACAAAAAAGAGCAGGTTGCCTGATTCTCCTGCAGATGCATCAGAAGGAAATCCTGTAAAAATACCAATCTCTGCCATGAGAAAAAACAACGAAAAAGAAGATGCGATTGTGGAACAGTATACATTTAAGGATGAAGGGAGTACGGATGATAGAACTGACTCACTTCTGTTTGGTAAAGTTAATACACCAAGTATATCAACAGATGATGAAGCTTCTGGTCTTTATCTAAT AAGCTTATTAGCTGCAATAAATATTGCTGTTTTCTTATTTGAAATAGCAAGTCCAGTTAGTTCAGAGGTAGAGCACTTGTCGCTTCCTCTGATCTATGGAGCAAAGATAAACAAGTTGATTCTTCTCGGGGAGTGGTGGAGACTATTAACACCAATGTTTCTG CACTCGGGATTTCTGCATGTTGCTCTTGGCTGCTGGGTTCTTCTTACATTGGGAACCGAAGTTTGTAAAGGCTATGGCCCATTTGCCTTTTTCCTGATTTACATACTTGGAGGAATTTGTGGCAATTTGACAAGCTTTCTTCACACTCCTGAGTTAACTGTTTGTGGTACG GGTCCGGTGTTTGCCATACTCGGAGCATGGCTTGTCTACCAAATCCAAAATAAAGATGTTACATCAAAGGAGGTTTCACAAAGTATGTTTTGGCAGGCGGTGGCCGCTACTGTTCTGAGCTTTGTTTTGAGCAGCTTTGGGAGAGTCGACAACTG GGCGCATCTTAGTGCTGCCGTCTCTGGTGTTATCTTCGGGTTTCTTACATGTCCGAGCGTTCAATTCGATGATGCATCCGCCAAGAGCAGTCAGAAAGAGGGCATCGCTCTCGTTCAGAGGCAGGCCGATCCATGCAAGTCGCTTGCTACGTTTACCGTCTCCATTCTTGTGTTGGCCTCCTTGTTTTTTCTGTATGCGCCGGAGCTTCAGCTGTTGGAATGGGAGAGCTTGTAG
- the LOC135614621 gene encoding uncharacterized protein LOC135614621 produces the protein MQRQRAMSWRIVGKAAQALAAHALLFCFTLFLALKIDRRTSYSWWIIFVPLWLFHAVVARGRFSLPAPSLPHDRHWAPCHAVVATPLLIAFELLLCIYLYSTSVNGEHAVNLKIVFLPLLAFEIIILVDNFRMCRALMPGDEESMSDEAIWETLPHFWVAISMVFLMAATIFTLLKLCGDVDALGWWDLFINFGIAECFAFLVCTKWSNPMIHRRPYHEEPCSSSTMIRYRDWNSSLLLSSMEDHDQDRLCSLQDIGGHIMKVPLVVFQVLLCMHLEGTPPGARHIPILALFLPLFLLEGAGVVYAVSRLVEKLVLLVHNGTVDSRYLRISSRAHDFFAFLHHGSRLLGWWSIDEGSKEEQARLFHAEATGYNTFVGYPPEVVKKMAKKDLAEEVWRLQAALGEQSEITKYSQQEYERLQNEKVLCRICYEAEICVVLLPCRHRILCKSCSERCKKCPICRVPIEERMPVYDV, from the exons ATGCAGCGGCAAAGGGCGATGTCGTGGAGGATAGTGGGGAAGGCGGCGCAGGCGCTGGCTGCGCACGCCCTCCTCTTCTGCTTCACCCTCTTCCTCGCCCTCAAGATCGACCGCCGCACGTCCTACTCTTGGTG GATAATATTTGTCCCTCTTTGGCTATTTCATGCTGTTGTAGCACGAGGGAGATTCTCCTTACCTGCTCCGTCATTGCCTCATGATCGTCAT TGGGCACCCTGTCATGCTGTTGTGGCAACACCTTTGCTAATTGCCTTTGAACTGCTCCTTTGTATATACCTTTATAGCACAAGTG TTAATGGTGAACATGCTGTCAACTTGAAGATTGTTTTTCTTCCCCTTTTGGCCTTTGAGATAATCATCCTTGTGGACAATTTCAG aatGTGTAGAGCTCTAATGCCAGGAGATGAAGAAAGCATGAGTGATGAAGCTATATGGGAGACGCTTCCT CACTTCTGGGTTGCGATCTCAATGGTGTTTCTCATGGCTGCTACAATATTCACCCTTCTTAAGCTATGCG GTGATGTTGATGCTCTTGGATGGTGGGATCTGTTCATAAATTTTGG GATTGCGGAGTGTTTTGCTTTTCTTGTTTGTACTAAGTGGTCTAATCCAATGATTCATAGACGACCTTATCATGAAGAACCTTGTTCATCCTCCACTATGATTAGATACCGTGATTGGAACAGTAGCCTTCTGCTCTCTTCTATGGAGGACCATGATCAGGATAGGCTTTGCTCTCTGCAAGACATAGGAGGCCATATAATGAAAGTTCCTCTAGTAGTTTTCCAGGTTCTGCTATGTATGCATTTGGAG GGAACACCACCTGGTGCTCGACATATTCCAATTTTAGCACTTTTCTTGCCATTATTTCTATTGGAAGGTGCTGGTGTCGTATATGCTGTTTCAAGACTGGTGGAGAAGCTTGTTCTTTTAGTACATAATGGTACAGTTGATAGTAGATATCTCAGAATTTCATCCAGAGCTCATGATTTCTTTGCGTTCCTACATCATGGTTCAAG ATTACTGGGTTGGTGGTCAATTGACGAGGGAAGCAAAGAAGAGCAAGCTCGCTTGTTTCATGCTGAAGCCACTGG GTATAACACCTTTGTTGGGTATCCACCTGAGGTTGTGAAAAAAATGGCAAAGAAGGATCTTGCTGAGGAG GTTTGGAGACTGCAAGCAGCTTTGGGAGAACAATCTGAAATAACAAAGTATAGCCAGCAAGAATACGAAAGGCTTCAGAAT GAGAAGGTGCTCTGTAGGATTTGCTACGAGGCAGAAATATGTGTGGTTCTTCTTCCATGTCGGCACCGGATCCTTTGCAA GTCCTGCTCAGAGAGGTGCAAGAAGTGCCCAATATGTCGCGTCCCCATCGAGGAGCGGATGCCTGTATATGATGTTTAA
- the LOC103987417 gene encoding uncharacterized protein LOC103987417 translates to MSVAVMRSPSATFHLAQRSWPAPAERYRSEEGRPMVQEESDDELPGQFDIWSAIQSQKAAAAAVPGTYVHPLMRRSSSMLSRESLELCTESLGSETGSGDFSSFVDDLYYCCPPKFDDEEKEEEMKYVREAQATAIVAGGDEVRAVERERRPRGKELTSVNYHCSTGRPRSFPPPLPSISQRNGPCLHMRPHRCDGRLVVEAVPVTSRNYLRAQRVDGRLRLSFVDLGLGGEPGDESDAADCAAETTPPQKQDVEQEKEDVEGSEAMGTTRLEAKEAEESEQNCYGEEEEESDEKNCYDEEEEEEEEEEEVEVVDRGTVVEVTVSTQPQQQSGARKVHRSSLVINKFVGGTLLSGMTDGDLNNHNRTVASALAARWPSPTTTAARRLSPTTTTAAAAVAAASALGVNIESYNGHGYGGPWTTPLGDRHPALDNKLLFTSKRRDRGELLHNMRRCSQLRRPLFIWEPCCIATSS, encoded by the coding sequence ATGTCGGTAGCTGTCATGCGAAGCCCGTCCGcaaccttccacttggcccagcgCAGCTGGCCGGCGCCAGCGGAGCGATACAGGAGCGAAGAGGGCCGTCCTATGGTACAGGAGGAGAGCGACGATGAGCTGCCCGGCCAATTTGACATATGGAGCGCGATCCAGTCGCAGAAGGCGGCCGCCGCGGCCGTTCCGGGCACTTACGTGCATCCCCTTATGAGGCGGTCTTCGAGTATGTTGAGCCGGGAGAGCCTCGAGTTGTGCACGGAGAGCCTCGGGTCGGAGACCGGCTCCGGCGACTTCTCCTCCTTCGTGGATGACCTCTACTACTGCTGTCCGCCCAAGTTCGACgatgaagagaaggaagaggaaatgAAATATGTCCGTGAGGCGCAGGCTACGGCAATAGTAGCAGGAGGAGACGAGGTGAGAGCGGTGGAGCGAGAAAGGCGTCCCCGGGGCAAGGAACTGACGTCGGTGAACTACCATTGCTCCACTGGCAGGCCGAGGTCGTTCCCGCCACCGCTTCCGTCGATCTCTCAACGCAACGGGCCGTGCCTCCACATGCGGCCTCACCGCTGCGATGGGCGCCTCGTAGTCGAAGCCGTCCCCGTCACTTCTCGGAACTACCTTCGCGCCCAGCGCGTGGACGGCCGCCTCCGCCTCTCTTTCGTCGACCTCGGCTTAGGAGGCGAGCCTGGTGACGAGTCTGATGCCGCTGACTGTGCTGCTGAGACTACACCACCACAAAAACAAGATGTcgaacaagaaaaagaagatgtTGAAGGAAGCGAAGCGATGGGAACAACACGACTAGAAGCAAAGGAAGCGGAAGAATCAGAACAGAACTGCtacggagaagaggaagaagaatcagACGAAAAGAACTGttacgacgaggaggaggaggaggaggaggaagaagaggaagtggaGGTCGTCGACAGGGGAACCGTCGTCGAGGTGACAGTCAGCACGCAGCCCCAGCAACAGAGCGGCGCCCGGAAAGTGCACCGGTCTTCGCTCGTCATCAACAAGTTCGTCGGTGGCACGCTGCTGAGTGGCATGACCGATGGCGACCTGAACAATCACAACCGCACGGTTGCCTCGGCTCTGGCAGCTAGGTGGCCGTCACCGACGACCACGGCAGCTAGGCGGCTGTCACCGACAACCACCACTGCAGCAGCTGCGGTGGCGGCGGCTTCTGCGCTCGGGGTCAACATAGAGAGCTACAATGGCCACGGTTATGGTGGGCCATGGACGACGCCGCTCGGCGACCGCCACCCTGCGCTCGACAACAAGCTGCTGTTCACTTCGAAGCGGCGGGACCGCGGAGAGTTGCTGCAcaacatgaggaggtgcagccagCTCCGGAGGCCATTGTTCATATGGGAACCCTGTTGCATTGCCACTTCCTCTTGA
- the LOC135586700 gene encoding phosphatidylinositol 4-phosphate 5-kinase 1-like, whose protein sequence is MWYYCMPMTTPFSGPLAYRNKSKAKAKEQKAQGFSSCSWIRSISSSICPRRREKGWFRSEEECRVRLEAIRAFDRRMWRLGRDGDATGIGGGGGEAVDEDAGKPVVVAVPPAMQAEAYHQARSRSQGGGGGGRRVAPAACSPEENATAVEKALPNGDMYTGGFVGNAPHGRGKYLWADGCMYEGEWRRGKAAGKGKFSWPSGATFEGEFRSGRMEGFGTFTGSEGDTYRGFWIADRKHGYGCKWYANSDYYEGGWRRNLQEGRGRYVWRSGNQYVGEWRNGVISGRGALIWANGNRYDGHWENGVPKGSGVFTWPDSSCYVGSWSKGDPKSFNGTFYPAVTTGRKEIGGKRSSFSLLDEAFMLPPLAPASRKTSSVDGVLGRRSSTAEKNFPRICIWESEDEAGDITCDIIDTIEAAMLYKDGLSFDQGERTLISAVQQRRNQYCLSTWEAKKPGQTILKGHKNYDLMLNLQLGISYSVGKPGSLRELGARDFDPREKYWTRFPPEGSKITPPHQSMEFRWKDYCPMVFRHLRKLFNVDPADYMVAICGNDALRELSSPGKSGSVFYLTQDDRFMIKTVKKSEVKVLIRMLPSYYQHVYRYENSLVTKFYGVHCVKPIGGPKVRFIIMGNLFCSDYHIHRRFDLKGSSYGRSTDKAEEEIDEMTTLKDLDLNYIFRLHRSWYLELLEQIKRDCEFLEAEGIMDYSLLLGCHFCDDVSASWAGSSPCSASTKPYRKSYSFQDRAAWSKLQLSKSTHQDMDLSMGGRKPFIGLGLNMPARAEHTTRSELMPTLNGKIHDVILYFGIIDVLQDYDITKKLEHAYKSLQVDPNSISAVDPKLYSRRFQEFIRRIFMEDD, encoded by the exons ATGTGGTATTATTGTATGCCGATGACGACCCCCTTCTCTGGCCCTCTTGCATATCGGAACAAGAGCAAAGCAAAAGCGAAAGAACAAAAAGCACAG GGTTTCTCTTCCTGTTCCTGGATTCGATCCATATCTTCTTCTATTTGTCCACGGAGGAGGGAAAAGGGGTGGTTTCGATCCGAAGAGGAATGCCGGGTTCGGTTGGAGGCGATTAGGGCTTTTGATCGGAGAATGTGGCGTCTCGGACGTGACGGCGACGCCACCGGGATCGGCGGCGGAGGCGGGGAAGCGGTGGATGAGGACGCAGGCAAGCCGGTGGTGGTGGCGGTCCCCCCGGCGATGCAGGCGGAGGCGTACCACCAGGCTAGAAGTAGATCtcagggcggcggcggcggcggccggagAGTCGCCCCCGCTGCATGTTCTCCGGAAGAGAACgcgacggcggtggagaaggcgCTTCCGAACGGGGACATGTACACTGGGGGTTTCGTCGGGAACGCGCCCCACGGCCGCGGAAAGTACTTGTGGGCCGACGGTTGCATGTacgagggggagtggcggcgggggAAGGCGGCCGGGAAGGGTAAGTTCTCGTGGCCCTCCGGCGCGACGTTCGAGGGCGAGTTCCGCTCCGGCCGTATGGAGGGCTTCGGGACCTTCACTGGATCGGAGGGCGACACCTACCGAGGCTTCTGGATCGCCGACCGCAAGCACGGGTACGGATGCAAGTGGTACGCCAACAGCGACTACTACGAGGGCGGGTGGCGGCGGAACCTCCAGGAGGGCCGAGGCCGGTATGTGTGGCGGAGCGGGAACCAGTACGTCGGCGAGTGGCGGAACGGCGTCATCTCCGGCCGCGGGGCGCTGATCTGGGCGAATGGCAACCGCTACGACGGCCATTGGGAGAACGGCGTGCCAAAGGGGAGCGGCGTGTTCACGTGGCCCGACAGCAGTTGCTACGTCGGTAGCTGGAGTAAAGGCGATCCAAAGAGCTTCAACGGAACCTTTTACCCTGCCGTCACCACAGGACGCAAGGAGATCGGTGGAAAGAGGAGCTCATTCTCGCTTTTGGATGAAGCATTCATGCTTCCGCCGCTGGCACCAGCGTCGAGGAAGACATCGTCGGTGGACGGTGTACTGGGGAGGAGGAGCTCCACCGCAGAAAAGAACTTCCCCAGGATCTGTATCTGGGAATCTGAGGATGAGGCCGGGGACATCACATGCGATATCATCGATACAATCGAGGCAGCGATGCTTTACAAGGATGGCTTGTCCTTCGATCAGGGTGAGCGAACACTAATCAGTGCCGTGCAGCAGCGACGCAACCAATATTGTTTGTCAACATGGGAGGCGAAGAAGCCAGGGCAGACTATATTGAAGGGTCATAAGAACTATGATCTGATGTTGAACCTTCAATTGGGCATCAG ttaCTCTGTTGGGAAGCCAGGTTCACTCAGAGAGCTCGGAGCCAGGGATTTTGATCCCAGGGAGAAGTATTGGACTAGGTTTCCTCCCGAGGGATCAAAGATTACACCACCTCACCAGTCCATGGAGTTCCGGTGGAAGGATTATTGCCCTATGGTTTTCAG ACACTTGAGGAAGTTGTTTAACGTTGATCCGGCAGATTATATGGTAGCCATATGTGGAAATGATGCTTTGAGGGAACTATCTTCCCCTGGGAAGAGCGGAAGTGTCTTCTACCTAACCCAAGATGACCGCTTCATGATTAAGACTGTGAAGAAATCTGAAgtgaag GTACTTATTAGGATGTTACCCAGTTACTACCAACATGTCTATCGGTATGAAAATTCACTGGTCACGAAGTTCTATGGTGTTCATTGTGTGAAGCCCATTGGTGGGCCAAAG GTACGTTTCATTATAATGGGCAATTTATTTTGCTCAGATTATCATATTCATAGAAGATTTGACCTGAAAGGTTCATCCTATGGTCGATCAACTGACAAGGCTGAGGAAGAGATCGATGAGATGACAACCCTGAAGGATCTTGACCTAAACTACATATTTCGCCTGCATAGGTCTTGGTACCTGGAGCTTCTTGA ACAAATCAAGCGGGATTGTGAATTCTTGGAAGCAGAGGGGATTATGGATTATAGTCTCCTGTTGGGGTGTCACTTCTGCGATGATGTTTCAGCATCATGGGCAGGTTCATCACCATGTTCTGCTTCTACAA AACCTTATCGCAAGAGCTATTCATTTCAAGATCGAGCTGCTTGGTCCAAATTGCAGTTATCGAAGTCAACCCATCAAGATATGGATCTATCAATGGGTGGCCG GAAACCTTTTATCGGGCTAGGCTTAAACATGCCGGCAAGAGCAGAGCACACAACAAGAAGCGAATTGATGCCGACACTCAATGGCAAGATCCATGATGTGATTCTCTACTTTGGGATAATCGATGTCCTCCAGGACTACGATATTACTAAGAAGCTGGAACATGCTTACAAATCCTTACAGGTGGATCCCAATTCCATCTCAGCAGTGGATCCAAAGCTCTACTCCAGGCGGTTCCAAGAATTCATCAGGAGAATCTTTATGGAAGATGACTGA
- the LOC103988323 gene encoding uncharacterized protein LOC103988323: MAGRSGGGGGGPSSGQNPRGWDFRWGSDRAGGRGGGWEYFWGVGSAPGGGGGGAAADFGFWRGSYGRPENGAHQFGFGWSGRSDDGRVGGGGGGGGGYGFGFGGGGGGGGGGGTSSVGGFGFGGARGGGAGSNSAPPRGTGP, from the coding sequence ATGGCCGGGCGAtctggcggaggcggaggcggcccgAGCTCGGGCCAAAACCCTCGCGGATGGGACTTCCGATGGGGATCTGACCGTGCCGGTGGTAGAGGTGGCGGGTGGGAGTACTTCTGGGGCGTTGGCTCGGCGCCCGGCGGCGGGGGCGGGGGCGCTGCTGCTGATTTCGGCTTCTGGCGAGGGTCGTACGGCCGACCCGAGAACGGCGCCCACCAGTTCGGGTTTGGATGGAGCGGTCGTTCCGATGACGGACGCGTCGGCGGGggaggaggcggcggtggagggTACGGCTTCGGattcggtggcggtggcggtggcgggggCGGGGGTGGGACTTCGAGCGTTGGAGGGTTCGGGTTTGGTGGAGCTCGCGGTGGCGGAGCAGGCTCTAACAGCGCTCCGCCGCGGGGTACCGGACCGTGA